From a single Botrytis cinerea B05.10 chromosome 16, complete sequence genomic region:
- the Bcmak16 gene encoding Bcmak16, which yields MSSDEIVWQVINQQFCSFKLKTTKDQTFCRNEYNVTGLCNRQSCPLANSRYATIRANPQTGTLYLYMKTIERAHMPSKLWERVKLSSNYANALVQIDDKLKYWPNFLIHKCKQRLTRLTQVGVRMRRLAKEEDRLGEKLVPKMAPKVRRREETRERKAMAAAKVERAIERELIERLRSGAYGDQPLNVSESIWKKVLKGLERQGEGTRDEDMDEGIEEDEFEEEGEYEDEEGVGDVEYVSDLGEDEEDLEDIEDWLGSDEEEATGEEDSEDSESDSSEDDRAKKNAAGAKRKRAPVSKTKPKKRISKMEVEYEQELEGPQRELAF from the exons ATGTCGTCAGACGAAATTGTCTGGCAGGTTATCAACCAACAGTTTTGCTCTTTCAAACTCAA GACTACGAAAGATCAAACTTTTTGTCGCAACGAATACAACGTTACTGGTCTCTGTAATCGACAGTCATGTCCTCTCGCAAATTCCCGATATGCAACTATTCGCGCAAATCCTCAAACCGGTACACTTTACCTTTACATGAAGACAATTGAAAGAGCACATATGCCATCGAAATTATGGGAGCGCGTAAAGCTATCTTCCAACTATGCTAACGCATTGGTACAAATCGACGACAAATTGAAGTACTGGCCTAACTTCCTCATTCATAAGTGCAAGCAGAGACTTACAAGATTGACACAAGTTGGTGTTCGCATGAGGAGATTGGCAAAAGAGGAGGATAGATTGGGCGAAAAGCTTGTTCCAAAAATGGCGCCCAAGgttagaagaagagaagaaactagagagagaaaggcaATGGCGGCTGCCAAGGTCGAGAGAGcgattgaaagagaattgattgaaagattAAGGAGCGGTGCTTATGGCGATCAGCCATTGAACGTCAGCGAATCTATTTGGAAGAAGGTTCTGAAAGGTTTGGAGAGACAAGGAGAAGGAACTAGagatgaggatatggatgaaggtattgaagaggatgagtttgaggaagaaggggaatatgaagatgaagagggtgTCGGTGATGTGGAATATGTTAGTGACttgggagaagatgaagaggatttgGAGGATATCGAGGATTGGCTTGGaagtgatgaagaggaagctACCGGCGAAGAAGATAGTGAAGACAGTGAGAGTGACAGTAGCGAGGACGATAGGGCCAAGAAGAATGCTGCCGGcgcaaagagaaagagagcaCCAGTTTCCAAAACCAagccaaagaagagaatctcGAAGATGGAAGTCGAATACGAACAAGAGCTCGAAGGACCACAACGAGAACTGGCTTTCTAA
- the Bcbud4 gene encoding Bcbud4, producing MSSSSSQPVPPLRIQKGSFSSGSPVKTSTPRPLSELAPTAQRRNSPSYRQATKKMSLNLNGDSSPFQSSPFTSAEGSSPHLFWQNRDPGTPNRVGTENVHKDSSISPTRKSSIERLQRASRVKNSTMYAREQKLEYDPMSIPVVERPLAKNMQGNAYGGKGLEGFRSEQNRPYNHMKTDSKSSISLASPPPLSPNREPLKIAAATNGLRSPSRDQISPTKSSMATSRFTGKALYDPEHNTFGDEDSGDERERELPPGRSLHRHAKSVTFDVAPPQINEYELATPDISSIGTGSRENSYDSEEDDEEDLYYHDNGLEQDDSFDASLEDIEKTPVVGPDDWRHPSPRNSYGQGSGYFDDPFDGPDGSPRPDARPTSSAGRPAGTRNDSLNSNGEHRPLPPLPGMAANDRRGSASSGIERGATSSPRNLPTPPPPTSISKADLQGMNGNKLTLEERLHLMMIQDDDRPKSSEGRPKSAERDEQRERRMRRAGARKSQTPEREAQPIKIHEDKEDREDHDDEDALDDLPGLGSYQLPPRISRESILRKVNGQEPFTRESDYNLDSPLPSSSPERPTTAEMAHMDPDTPIPSTEDSFVESVDEDDEDDEDDENSILIKSEAEDDEEEEADMYALPDMYQRTESGMESHQTESEVGTVDDSELDSHYSDETSSEVPLHESPQFQSNSVPEEDGPPTPRNISPSSISSDPAKENKRISLPEFSGLLADNTDLSLSLRSYMTPSPEPQNEKERKVSLMSEAHEYLQGSKTPEVDDEVLHPAPIHERKESVAETEPDTETETEGETEGETEGETEGETEGETEAETEDDTPEPQQIVPEPQEEPAPMSPLKKMVSRPEYDGSEWGPQEDDDDEEMSESDSVIHHPVDEPIDHPFRASLDQPFRSSIDQPFQHPFINPPKISPTPPPPSDSPGIPETVATIKARSGSKLKTRPSVTPSDLAAMREARRQVSGAGPVVPPIPQRHRNRPSLNGEEDPDDEDDANDDDDNNAEKGTLQRAPSFKKRSLTLDIGGDLGLNLESDFDRVIESSKRGYLMRQNTKVVVASSDEREPRNTKSVENSPTKPDNRPQSWVVEPWNGSRRSSARPSSPRKKPPTGPVPPMPGHESNATGLGIVTEGQVAEATSDEGSERGRLFVKVIGVKDLDLPLPKNERSWFSLTLDNGVHCVTTAWLELGRNAPIGQEFELVVPNELEFQLTLNAKLEKPPPPKRAQTSPIKASKPSKPSTFSRVFASPKKRKELEMRQKEEEQRIAQQKQQDAQALKKSSQPTAWDLLSPLAAADGSFGRSYVCLKDHETRCFGRPYNVDVAAFNEWATEEVSQSSSVMSKRSVPPPVRKRAPYTIGKLQLQLLFVPKPKGAGDDDMPKSMNACIREMKEAELEVARQFEGHLSQQGGDCPFWRRRFFRLSGSKLTAYHESTRQPRVTINLANANRLIDDRRALTQKETTAKSGKRRKSGFAEDEEGYMFVEEGFRIRFNNGEVIDFYADSPADKEAWMSVLDPCVGKERAGGKGGWCEMVLKREEHIMRKASGASGKGRSHSRVKSTIF from the exons AtgtcttcttcgtcttcgcaACCG GTCCCTCCACTGAGGATTCAAAAGGGTTCCTTTTCATCTGGATCGCCCGTCAAAACTTCCACACCGCGGCCACTTTCAGAGCTAGCTCCCACAGCCCAGAGACGAAACTCTCCAAGTTATAGGCAAGCCACCAAG AAGATGAGTCTCAATCTCAATGGAGATTCGTCTCCATTCCAGTCCTCCCCGTTCACTTCCGCCGAAGGCTCCTCTCCACATCTCTTCTGGCAGAACCGTGATCCAGGCACACCAAATCGAGTCGGCACGGAAAATGTGCACAAAGATTCGTCGATATCACCCACAAGAAAATCATCCATCGAACGTCTACAGCGCGCGTCGCGTGTTAAGAACAGTACCATGTACGCAAGGGAGCAGAAACTCGAATACGACCCGATGTCAATACCTGTGGTGGAGAGACCATTAGCGAAGAACATGCAAGGCAATGCTTACGGAGGAAAAGGTCTGGAAGGGTTTAGATCGGAGCAAAATCGACCATATAACCACATGAAGACGGATAGTAAAAGCAGTATTTCACTAGCCAGTCCGCCGCCCCTGAGCCCGAACAGAGAACCATTAAAGatagcagcagcaacaaacGGTCTGCGGTCACCCAGCAGAGATCAAATCTCTCCCACAAAGTCCTCCATGGCAACGAGTCGATTTACTGGCAAGGCACTTTACGATCCAGAGCACAATACTTTTGGCGATGAAGATTCGGGCGATGAGAGAGAACGCGAGCTTCCACCTGGACGAAGTTTACACCGACATGCGAAGAGTGTTACTTTTGATGTAGCTCCTCCACAGATCAACGAGTACGAACTGGCTACACCTGACATATCATCTATTGGAACAGGTTCTCGGGAGAATAGTTATGATTCCGAGGAGGATGACGAAGAGGATCTTTACTACCATGACAATGGGCTGGAGCAAGATGATAGCTTTGATGCTTCTCttgaggatattgaaaagacACCAGTTGTTGGACCGGATGACTGGAGACATCCTAGCCCGAGAAATAGCTATGGTCAAGGTTCGGGTTACTTTGATGATCCATTTGATGGTCCAGATGGTAGTCCAAGGCCTGATGCTCGTCCTACATCCTCGGCTGGGCGTCCTGCTGGGACACGCAATGATTCGTTGAACTCAAATGGCGAACATCGACCACTACCACCCCTACCCGGTATGGCTGCTAATGACCGAAGGGGCTCAGCATCCTCGGGCATCGAGCGTGGAGCAACGAGTTCGCCGAGAAACCTGCCTACGCCACCTCCTCCTACCTCCATCAGCAAAGCAGATCTTCAAGGAATGAACGGAAACAAGCTGACTTTGGAGGAGAGATTgcatttgatgatgattcagGACGATGATCGGCCAAAGTCTTCTGAAGGTAGACCAAAATCTGCCGAGAGAGATGAACAACGAGAGCGACGAATGCGTCGTGCAGGAGCACGTAAGAGTCAAACACCTGAGCGAGAAGCCCAGCCCATCAAAATTCATGAAGACAAAGAAGACCGAGAagatcatgatgatgaagatgcattAGATGATCTTCCAGGATTGGGTTCGTATCAATTACCACCTCGCATCTCACGAGAATCGATTTTGAGAAAGGTCAATGGTCAGGAACCATTTACTCGGGAGTCGGATTACAATTTGGATTCGCCTCTACCCAGCTCAAGTCCCGAACGTCCGACCACCGCTGAAATGGCACATATGGACCCAGACACTCCTATTCCATCTACAGAGGATTCTTTTGTTGAGTCTGTGGACGaggacgatgaggatgacgaggatgacGAAAACAGCATTTTAATCAAGTCAGAGGCTGaggatgacgaagaagaagaagcggaCATGTATGCTCTTCCCGACATGTATCAGCGAACCGAGTCCGGGATGGAGAGTCATCAGACCGAGAGCGAAGTTGGGACGGTGGATGATTCTGAATTGGATAGCCATTATTCCGATGAAACATCATCCGAAGTGCCACTCCATGAAAGCCCACAATTCCAATCAAACAGCGTTCCAGAAGAGGATGGTCCACCAACTCCAAGAAACATCAGTCCTTCTAGCATCTCATCAGACCCTGCCAAGGAGAACAAAAGGATATCCCTGCCCGAGTTCTCAGGACTTCTCGCCGATAACACAGACTTGAGTCTGAGTCTCAGATCTTACATGACACCATCCCCTGAACctcaaaatgaaaaagaaagaaaggtctCTCTGATGTCAGAGGCCCACGAATATCTGCAAGGATCCAAAACACCAGAGGTGGATGATGAAGTTCTGCACCCGGCACCAATTCATGAGCGTAAAGAAAGTGTGGCGGAAACCGAACCAGATACCGAAACAGAAACTGAGGGGGAAACCGAGGGAGAGACTGAGGGAGAGACTGAAGGAGAAACTGAAGGAGAGACTGAGGCAGAGACCGAGGATGACACTCCGGAGCCACAGCAGATTGTTCCCGAGCCCCAAGAGGAACCTGCCCCAATGTCGCCACTCAAGAAAATGGTTTCGCGTCCAGAATATGATGGATCTGAATGGGGACCacaagaagatgatgatgatgaggaaatgtCAGAGTCAGATTCAGTGATTCATCATCCAGTTGATGAGCCAATCGATCATCCATTCAGGGCATCTTTGGATCAACCATTTAGATCGTCGATCGATCAGCCATTTCAACACCCCTTCATCAACCCTCCCAAGATCTCtcccacaccaccaccaccctcAGACTCTCCTGGCATCCCCGAAACAGTTGCTACCATCAAAGCCCGAAGCGGATCCAAACTCAAGACAAGGCCATCCGTAACGCCTTCTGACCTAGCAGCCATGCGTGAAGCTCGACGTCAAGTCAGTGGTGCTGGCCCTGTCGTTCCCCCAATCCCTCAACGACACCGCAATCGACCTTCATTaaatggagaggaagaccccgacgatgaggatgatgctaacgatgatgatgacaacAATGCGGAGAAGGGCACTTTACAGCGAGCTCCCAGCTTCAAAAAGCGAAGTCTCACACTAGACATCGGCGGTGATCTTGGACTTAACTTGGAGTCAGATTTCGACCGGGTCATTGAATCTTCCAAG CGAGGATATTTGATGCGACAAAATACCAAAGTAGTTGTTGCTAGCAGTGATGAAAGAGAACCACGGAATACCAAATCAGTCGAAAACTCGCCTACTAAACCAGATAATCGACCACAGTCTTGGGTCGTTGAACCGTGGAACGGCTCTCGCAGAAGCAGCGCTCGACCTTCCAGTCCACGCAAGAAGCCTCCAACTGGTCCAGTACCTCCAATGCCAGGTCACGAAAGCAACGCCACTGGTTTAGGTATCGTAACAGAAGGTCAAGTTGCAGAAGCTACATCTGATGAAGGTAGTGAGCGTGGGAGGTTGTTCGTGAAAGTCATTGGAGTGAAGGACTTGGATCTCCCCTTACCCAAAA ATGAACGATCATGGTTCAGCCTGACTTTAGACAATGGTGTTCACTGTGTTACCACAGCATGGTTAGAGTTGGGACGAAATGCTCCCATCGGACAAGAATTCGAACTTGTTGTGCCAAATGAGCTTGAGTTCCAATTGACATTGAACGCAAAACTTGAGaagccaccaccaccaaagcGCGCCCAAACTTCTCCAATCAAAGCTTCAAAACCTTCGAAGCCTTCGACTTTCAGCCGAGTATTTGCTTcaccaaagaagagaaaggaactTGAGATGAGgcaaaaggaagaagaacaacGCATTGCACAACAAAAGCAACAAGACGCTCAAGCATTGAAGAAATCTTCGCAGCCAACTGCGTGGGATCTCCTCTCACCGCTTGCTGCCGCAGATGGTAGCTTTGGTAGATCTTACGTTTGTCTAAAGGATCATGAGACCCGCTGCTTTGGAAGACCTTATAACGTCGATGTGGCTGCTTTCAATGAATGGGCTACTGAAGAGGTTAGTCAATCGTCGAGTGTTATGAGCAAACGTAGCGTTCCTCCTCCAGTTCGAAAGCGCGCTCCCTATACCATCGGAAAGTTACAGTTGCAGCTCCTTTTCGTGCCAAAACCAAAGGGTGCAGGTGATGATGACATGCCCAAGAGTATGAATGCTTGCATCCGCGAGATGAAGGAAGCCGAACTTGAGGTTGCTAGACAATTTGAGGGCCACCTGAGTCAACAAGGTGGTGACTGTCCT TTCTGGCGTCGTCGTTTCTTCAGATTATCAGGAAGCAAACTCACAGCTTACCACGAGTCAACCAGGCAGCCTCGTGTCACTATCAATCTTGCAAACGCCAATAGACTGATTGATGATCGCAGAGCACTAACACAAAAGGAAACTACTGCTAAATCTGGTAAACGTCGCAAGTCTGGTTTTgctgaagatgaggaaggcTACATGTTTGTTGAAGAAGGTTTCCGTATTCGATTCAACAATGGTGAAGTCATTGATTTCTATGCAGACTCACCAGCCGATAAAGAAGCATGGATGTCTGTTCTCGATCCTTGTGTAGGAAAAGAACGTGCGGGCGGTAAAGGTGGTTGGTGTGAAATGGTTCTCAAGCGAGAAGAACATATTATGAGGAAAGCTTCCGGAGCTTCGGGCAAGGGCCGATCACATTCGAGAGTTAAGAGCACCATCTTTTGA
- the Bcpol1 gene encoding Bcpol1 — translation MSKAASARAKFAELRALRESGKKRLDTYEVHQGEDLYEEVDEEGYKKVVRNRLDQDDFVIDDNGEGYADDGREDWDRDNRRGYGTESEEELPTRNKNGKAAKRKREEEKVKKENMDKGISNYFTKGPAVAQQKPKPVKTKADDDFLEGLLGQVDTNVPRSTAQPSRASKTQEKRRTRALSPSLNNTRHTSKRTKVADSRSANTMNAPSSPPVYVGDDDDLMAGIDDDDMHMDEPQPSSPVAKAVERRLHISVKEEEEDEDMMEVAQADGITASSVNISGTRPPPKLKKELYPTPTTSSPPRGPIDEVDASSWNDVTQRLNVMNSSQPTETTSFGKLDYNDAIEEDGSLHMFWTDYTEMHGNLCLFGKVKNKKTGTFVSCFVKVDNVLRKLFFLPRQYRQRNGRDTTDEVEMKDVYEEVDSMMTKMKVGMHKIKPCTRKYAFELPEIPKEGEYLKLLYPYSNHALNVDQQTGSTFSHVFGANTPLFEQFVLWKNIMGPCWLKIEDADFGALKNASHCKLEVQVTKPNLITPISDSDNLEAPPLTLMSIAMRTVFNVKENKQEVLAISARIYQNISLSDTTPPERLPCQTFTVMRPNGSHFPIGFEGVVKQRSIGLVKLVKQENEILSYFLARLDSVDPDVLVGHQLEGVDFSILLSRFQARKTPQWSRIGRMRRQQWPSSMGKMGGNFFAERTLMSGRLMCDLANDMGKSTMTKCTSWTLTEMCSLYLSGTNRREIDNEAALKTWATNKDGLMDYISHCEADTYFIAALALKVQMLPLTKVLTNLAGNSWARTLTGTRAERNEYILLHEFHRNKYICPDKAVFKGKQQVEEENADEENGDVKKKDKYKGGLVFEPEKGLYDKFVLVMDFNSLYPSIIQEYNICFTTVDRLNLSNDEDRVPEVPKDQDQGILPKLIATLVSRRRQVKSLMKDKHATSEQLATWDIKQLALKLTANSMYGCLGYTKSRFYARPLAVLTTYKGREILRSTKDLAESKSLQVIYGDTDSVMINANVDNIQDALAVGNDFKKSVNDLYRLLEIDIDNVFRRILLQAKKKYAAINLVQVDGKFIDKMEVKGLDMKRREYCNLSKEVSSQLLNEILSGDDSEAVITRIHDYLREISTKMREGNVPVQKYTIYTKLGKAPKDYPNADNMPQVQVALRELAKGKQVRKDDVIAYIVTGEGKTSENAAKRSFTPQDVMKRDSGLKPDVEWYLYKQIFPPVERLCANISGTDTVRLADCLGLDARKYSINNNNSAGNNEAEIHPLESQIDDSVRFKDSTRLTLRCRSCKAMFGFEGILNSTENCSPFGIICRCGTTLSTLSIMTQLEHQIRQETCKYYEGWLVCDDQACGNRTRQMSVYGHRCLGPKGLAQGCLGKMRYEYTEKMMYNQLLYFSSLFDVDKAKSNARGTEKELVSALAEHNRVKFGTLKSVVEKYLDKCGRQWVAMDSLFGKLGFSAM, via the exons ATGTCGAAAGCCGCTTCTGCGCGAGCAAAGTTCGCAGAACTCCGTGCTCTTCGAGAGTCTGGAAAGAAACGTCTCGATACTTACGAAGTACATCAGGGAGAAGATTTATATGAAGAGGTTGACGAAGAAGGGTACAAGAAGGTCGTGAGAAACCGTTTAGATCAAGATGATTTCGTCATCGATGACAACGGCGAAGGTTACGCAGATGATGGCCGTGAAGATTGGGATCGAGATAATAGACGAGGATACGGAACCGAAAGTGAAGAGGAGCTTCCTACGAGGaacaaaaatggaaaagcTG CAAAGCGGAAacgagaggaagaaaaggtcAAAAAGGAAAACATGGACAAAGGTATTAGCAACTATTTCACCAAAGGACCGGCAGTTGCTCAACAAAAACCAAAG CCTGTCAAAACGAAGGCAGATGATGATTTCTTAGAGGGACTTTTAGGACAGGTAGACACCAATGTTCCTCGATCGACAGCCCAGCCTTCGAGAGCCAGTAAAACACAGGAAAAGAGGAGGACAAGAGCTCTATCCCCATCACTGAACAATACTCGACATACGTCAAAAAGAACTAAGGTAGCCGATAGCCGATCCGCCAATACTATGAATGCGCCATCTAGCCCTCCTGTCTATGTAGGCGACGACGACGATTTAATGGCAGGAATTGACGACGATGATATGCATATGGACGAACCGCAGCCCTCATCCCCCGTGGCGAAGGCCGTTGAGAGGAGACTACATATCAGTGttaaggaagaggaagaggatgaagatatgatGGAGGTCGCTCAAGCGGATGGTATCACAGCCAGCAGCGTCAATATCTCCGGAACCAGACCTCCGCCCAAGCTGAAAAAGGAACTATATCCAACACCAACAacttcatctccacctcGCGGTCCAATTGACGAAGTGGATGCATCGTCCTGGAATGATGTTACGCAACGATTGAATGTTATGAACAGTAGTCAACCTACGGAAACAACATCCTTTGGGAAACTAGACTATAATGAcgcaattgaagaagatggaagcCTCCATATGTTCTGGACTGATTATACTGAAATGCATGGCAATCTGTGTCTTTTTGGCAAGGTTAAGAACAAGAAGACAGGCACCTTTGTTAGTTGCTTTGTAAAAGTCGATAACGTTCTGAGgaagcttttttttcttccacGACAATACCGTCAACGCAACGGCCGGGATACGACTGACGAGGTAGAGATGAAGGATGTATACGAGGAAGTTGATAGCATGATGACCAAAATGAAAGTTGGGATGCACAAAATCAAACCTTGCACTAGGAAGTACGCCTTCGAATTACCTGAAATACCGAAGGAAGGCGAGTATCTGAAGTTATTGTATCCCTACTCAA ATCATGCATTAAATGTAGACCAGCAAACCGGCTCGACTTTCTCTCATGTGTTTGGAGCAAATACTCCACTCTTTGAACAATTCGTTCTCTGGAAGAACATTATGGGTCCATGTTGGTTGAAAATCGAAGATGCAGACTTTGGGGCTCTGAAAAACGCTTCTCACTGCAAATTAGAAGTTCAGGTTACAAAACCAAATCTCATTACTCCCATCAGCGATTCCGATAACCTCGAAGCGCCACCATTGACTCTGATGAGCATTGCCATGCGCACTGTTTTCAATGTCAAAGAAAATAAGCAAGAAGTTCTTGCAATCAGTGCCCgcatttatcaaaatatttcgCTAAGCGATACTACTCCACCTGAAAGATTACCATGCCAAACTTTTACTGTCATGCGGCCAAATGGATCACATTTCCCCATCGGATTTGAGGGAGTCGTTAAACAGCGTTCGATAGGGCTTGTCAAGCTAGTCAAACAGGAGAATGAGATTTTGAGCTACTTCCTTGCTCGTTTGGATTCAGTTGATCCAGATGTTCTCGTTGGCCATCAATTAGAAGGCGTTGATTTCAGCATTCTACTAAGCCGATTTCAAGCTAGAAAGACTCCGCAATGGTCACGAATCGGTCGAATGAGACGTCAACAATGGCCAAGCTCTATGGGGAAGATGGGTGGAAATTTCTTTGCAGAGCGTACGCTAATGTCAGGTCGTCTAATGTGTGACTTGGCCAATGACATGGGAAAATCAACTATGACTAAATGTACATCTTGGACCCTTACAGAGATGTGCAGTCTTTACTTGTCAGGTACTAATCGTCGAGAGATCGATAACGAGGCTGCATTGAAGACATGGGCTACTAATAAGGATGGCCTAATGGACTATATCAGTCATTGCGAAGCAGATACATACTTCATTGCAGCTCTTGCCTTGAAGGTTCAAATGCTTCCTTTAACCAAAGTTCTCACTAATTTGGCTGGAAACTCTTGGGCAAGAACACTCACCGGTACTCGAGCTGAACgcaatgaatatattttgttaCATGAATTCCATCGCAATAAGTATATTTGTCCCGACAAGGCTGTTTTTAAAGGCAAACAACAAGTCGAGGAGGAGAATGCCGacgaagaaaatggagatgtgAAGAAAAAGGACAAGTACAAAGGAGGTCTAGTGTTTGAGCCAGAGAAAGGTCTGTACGATAAATTCGTGCTTGTCATGGATTTCAATTCTCTGTACCCCAGTATTATCCAGGAATACAATATTTGCTTTACTACTGTTGATAGGTTGAATTTG TCCAATGACGAGGATCGGGTTCCAGAGGTACCAAAAGATCAGGATCAAGGTATCTTGCCTAAACTGATTGCCACACTTGTCAGTCGACGTCGACAAGTCAAGAGCCTTATGAAAGACAAACATGCGACCTCTGAGCAATTGGCAACTTGGGATATTAAACAATTGGCACTGAAGCTTACTGCTAACTCTATGTACGGTTGTTTGGGTTACACCAAATCTAGATTTTATGCTCGACCACTTGCAGTTCTCACGACATACAAGGGCCGTGAGATTCTTCGAAGTACCAAGGATCTGGCCGAGAGCAAATCTTTGCAAGTTATATATGGTGATACAGATTCCGTCATGATCAATGCCAACGTGGATAATATCCAAGATGCTCTTGCAGTTGGAAATGACTTCAAAAAGTCTGTCAACGATTTGTACAGGCTATTAGAGATCGATATCGACAATGTGTTTAGACGTATTCTACTTCAAGCCAAGAAGAAATACGCTGCCATTAACCTTGTACAGGTTGACGGAAAGTTCATTGACAAAATGGAAGTCAAGGGTTTGGATATGAAGCGTCGTGAATACTGTAACTTGTCGAAGGAAGTTTCATCTCAACTCTTGAATGAAATACTGTCTGGTGATGATTCTGAGGCTGTTATAACCCGAATTCACGATTACTTGCGAGAGATTTCAACAAAAATGAGGGAAGGAAATGTTCCTGTTCAAAAGTATACAATCTACACGAAACTTGGAAAAGCGCCCAAAGATTATCCCAATGCCGATAATATGCCGCAAGTTCAAGTTGCTTTACGGGAATTGGCCAAGGGGAAACAAGTCCGAAAAGATGATGTTATCGCCTACATCGTCACAGGAGAAGGTAAAACATCTGAGAATGCCGCTAAACGCTCATTTACACCTCAAGATGTAATGAAGCGTGATTCGGGTCTTAAGCCAGACGTTGAATGGTATCTTTACAAACAAATTTTCCCACCCGTCGAGAGATTGTGCGCAAATATCTCAGGTACCGATACAGTGCGCCTGGCTGATTGTCTTGGACTTGATGCACGCAAGTATAGCATCAATAACAACAACTCGGCGGGCAATAATGAAGCAGAAATTCATCCCCTCGAAAGTCAAATCGACGATTCCGTGCGCTTCAAGGATTCAACTCGTCTCACTCTCCGCTGTCGATCGTGCAAAGCTATGTTCGGATTCGAAGGTATACTCAATAGCACAGAGAATTGCTCTCCATTTGGTATCATCTGTCGCTGTGGCACCACTCTCTCAACTCTTTCCATCATGACACAACTCGAGCATCAAATCCGTCAAGAAACATGTAAATATTATGAAGGCTGGCTTGTGTGCGATGATCAAGCATGTGGTAATCGTACCAGACAAATGAGTGTTTATGGTCATAGATGTTTGGGGCCAAAGGGGTTGGCTCAAGGATGTTTGGGCAAAATGCGATATGAATACACCGAGAAAATGATGTATAATCAGTTGCTTTACTTTTCTAGTTTATTTGATGTAGACAAGGCGAAGAGCAATGCCAGGGGTACGGAAAAAG AACTCGTTTCAGCATTAGCAGAACATAATCGAGTCAAATTTGGTACTCTAAAAAGTGTAGTGGAGAAATATTTGGATAAATGTGGTAGGCAGTGGGTTGCGATGGATAGTCTATTTGGGAAACTGGGTTTCTCGGCTATGTGA